The following coding sequences lie in one Palaemon carinicauda isolate YSFRI2023 chromosome 7, ASM3689809v2, whole genome shotgun sequence genomic window:
- the LOC137644434 gene encoding histone H3.v1-like — protein MTPASTKLMTPASTELTTLASTELMTPASTELLTPASTELTTPASTELTTPASTELMTPASTELMTPASTELLTPASTELMTPASTELLTPASTELLTPASTELLTPPRLNL, from the coding sequence ATGACTCCCGCCTCGACCAAACTTATGACTCCGGCCTCGACTGAACTTACGACTCTGGCCTCAACCGAACTTATGACTCCGGCCTCAACCGAACTTCTGACTCCGGCCTCGACTGAACTTACGACTCCGGCCTCGACCGAACTTACGACTCCGGCCTCAACTGAACTTATGACTCCAGCCTCGACCGAACTTATGACTCCGGCCTCGACTGAACTTCTGACTCCAGCCTCGACCGAACTTATGACTCCGGCCTCGACCGAACTTCTGACTCCAGCCTCGACAGAGCTTCTGACTCCAGCCTCGACCGAACTTCTGACTCCGCCTCGACTGAACTTATGA